The Panthera leo isolate Ple1 chromosome D4, P.leo_Ple1_pat1.1, whole genome shotgun sequence nucleotide sequence ATGTAAAGTAAAAAATCTCACTTTTACAgaatgaatactttaaaaatagttccAATAAGGTATCTTTGAGTCACATTGTCTAAGAGATTGTTATAGAAAATAACGCAAACTCAGGACTCAGGCTTACAATTCACCAAAACAATCCAGTCTCTTACACTCTTAAGTAAATGATTAGCTAATCAGTGTTTattcaaatcaacattttttctttattttagagagagaaagtgcaagcagggaagaagggcagagggagagagagaatcttaagcaggctctacattcagcacatagcctgatgtgaggcttgacccacaaccctgggattgtgacttcagttgaaatccagagtcagacgctcaactgactgagccacccaggttactctgaataaagatttttatatCACACTCTAGTAAGTTTATAAAACCAAAACTTGTCATTggcttaaattttaaagaaaatcacccACGGGCACTAACAGACACAAATTAGATATGTGTAAAAACTTTACGCtgtttgtaaaaatttttaattacattctaAGAGCTTAACTCTCCACAGGTATATTTTGGTACGTATAATCTCTATTTACTACTTCAAAACATGTTATGTTATAAAaactacttttattctttttttatataaagcaATTTCAATTAAACATCataataaatgtggaaaatactCCCAATCACCATTTACCTTGTCCTAAGAGCAAGCCAAGCAGCTTCTATATCTGCATAGAGGTTTTTCTCCGTTGGTTTCCCAGAACTTGCGCCATATCCAGAATAATCATATGAGAATATATTACAATTAATCCGTGATCCCAGTCCTATGTAAAAGCTGCTCATCTGACCAAGATCAACAGCATTTCCATGTGAGAAGAGTAAAGTGTACTTGGCATTGGGTGAACAGCGCACAAACATGCAGGCAATTCTGTTGCCTTTACTGGTTCTAGTCATGAAACACTCAATAGCATCTTTTTCCCTAGAAGAGTACTGCCAGTCTGCTCGTTCTGATAGGTGTAAAGTCCAGCGGCTTCCACTTTCATCACACATCAGTGTATATGTTGGATCAGGTGgcaaaaatgctaattttgaaGCAATTTTCCCAGGGCAAGGTGGACAGCAGAAGAGGCAACATAACTCACTGAATGAAAGATTATTcatcttctgaaaaagaaaaggagacagtaaatgttttaattactaaATATGGATTCTGCATTTGCATACAATAGAAGGTTAAAACAGAGACACCAGTAAATTCTACTGGTGTTCAGTGTCTACTATTATTTCAAGAATACTCTGCCCAAACACATTTTTTGGCATCtttctagaaataatttaaatcctGTGGTGAGGCAAATTTTCCTGACCAGGAGACACTCAAACAGTATAGGATGTTTCAAATAgtagttattatatattataatatttaaccaaaacatgaaaatatgaagAGTAGAGGTGATATTTGTTACTTCTCCACCGATAACAACATAGGAGGTGTGAAGTATCATTAGAGTAGCGCACAATTTCTGGGTTAACTTAGTGAAAATTCTCAGAATCTCAGGGAGAAGCTAGATATTTAACATGATAGAGTGAAGATATAACAATATTGCATGTATTATTCCTTTTTAGTGCTTACAATTTGTCAGGCATGGGCTACATATTCTATgtgttttaattctcaaaacaactcTGTATGTCAATCTAAGAAACCTATACAAGATTCATGCAGCCCAGATCTGACACCAGACTCAACCACTGTCTTTCACCCTGGGCTACACTGCCTCAGAGGCTCAGAAAACTATGTCTCAGAAGCCTGTTGTTTTAGTCATGGTGCCAGGGGCGCAAATCATGTATAAGACTTTGAAATATGTCTGTATGTAATTACTGCCCAAATTTAAAAGGCTACAATATAAAGTCCATTAtggaaaaaaggtaaaatctgctaaaattttctcctcttctatGGTTAGATTGGAAGGAGTATAAGATTTGAAGTCAGAGAGAGCTGGGGTGGAATCCCAACtctatcacttactagctgtttgcccttgggtaaattatttattttacaacctTCACTGTCTTCATAAGTAGACGAAGCTAATACCTTCACTGAACAGAGTGATTGTGAAGAACAAATACAATGCTTATAGTTTTTTTTACTACAGATATAGGTGGCACACTTAAGGATGGTCCACTTTcccctgtctttttaaaatattaatatttttaaagtttctagcTGATATGAAGCCAGGAACAAAACTAGAGTAATTAATACTTGTTTCCCTGCCAGCATTTCTTTCTATCTTGTCCTTTCTCAAATTCCTATCCTTTTTAGCAACAGGTGACCATTGCTTAGTTCCAGGAAGAAGGCATTCAAAACACCTTCCAGAGATCTGGTGACAcgtaattttttacaaaaaaaaatctaatttaaggacagaaaaaaatgtctaccATACCATTATGCCAAATGTAATTACATAAGAGAAGAAATTACCTCAAGAGACTGACTAAAGTAGTGAGActattcagaaagaaagaaatgaccttTATATCCACTACtcaatcaaaattcaaaatctagTTTATATGCTCAATACGAATATACTGATTTCCCAAAATCTAATCCATATGCTCAATATACATGTGTTAATTTCCCAGTGTAAACTAATTAGGTAGAGAGAATAAGAAACAGCACAGATAGAGAAACAAGGAtaggagagatttaaaaaagCTCTCTAAAAGAGGAGTAAGAGAAGGGCAGAAGAGTGTCCACTGGATATTAGAAAACACTTTTACTTGCTATTctacctttatttccttttcaaccttcaaaacaaataaagccTGAAGGGAAAATAGTCTGATAGAACAGAAATGACAATGAGGTATCATCTTTAGTGGTAGCTCTAATTGGCTCCCTGAAATATTGTACTCAGAAGCATTTTGAGGGCATGCCCAAGGCTTGGTAGGCAAAGAACGTGTAATAAACTAGTTATGTCTACTATAGAATTCGGCTATGAATTAACCTGGTCATGAGGATACAGGACCTGGTGAAGAGGATGGCAAGAAAGAAAGCTCAAAGGGTCAGTTCGAGAGGGGACAacctagggaaaaaaacaaaaagatgaggTTGGGGGCACCTTGGAGTCGGTGaggtgtccaacctcagctcaggtcatgatctcacagttcaagcctgcttcagattctgtgtctccctctctgtcttcccctcccctgctcatgctctgtctctctctgtctcaaaaataaataaaaacattaaaaaaaaatttttttttaaatttctatcaagaataaaatgtttttcctcaGTAATTTGTTTAGTTCTGATTATATTAAGGTTATTTGTTttacttatacatttttttaaggaagtctATGTTGCTCTCTCATTCCTGTTATTAGAAAAGTGGTAATTTGCAAGTTATTTGGTGGATACCAGTTATCTGGTTTAGGGCAGCAGAGGAAGGAATAGTTTCTGCCACCACCATTAAGAAGGTCAGGTTGTCCTTTCATTAGACTAGACCCTGGCACTGCAccttttctcctgcttctctcctttgGTGTTCATCCCcagatttatttcaaaattactttttcttaacttattttcaagagagagtgagagcacaagcctggaggggcagagagaggagagagagaatcccaagtagactctggtctgccagcacagagccccacacggtgctcaaactcacaaactgtgatcatgacctgagccgaaatcaagagtcacggacgcttaaccaactgagccacccaggagcccctcttgataggaattttaaaaatcattgaaatatCTTGCTAAATTTAGATAATTTTAAGTCCAGTGTGTTTTATGTAAAAATCATCTGAgtaaaaaatgtatcatttgcCAGTTATTTCTTGGCAACAAAATCTTGAGGAGACAAAGCAGTGAATAATGATAAACATCTGAGAGTACACAACAGCcataaaagacaaacaacaaatTAAGTAATTTAGAGCAGAACTTTTAGACCAGACataacaaagatttaaaatagggtacctggctggctcagtcaatggagcatgcaactcttgatcttacagttttaagttcaagtcccacgttgggtacagagactacttaaaaatatttttaaaatttaaaataaattaaaataaacctgttaaaaaaaaaaaaaaagaacaggaaaagacctatctgacctcagccgtagcaatctcttacttgacacatccccaaaggcaagggaattaaaagcaaaagtgaattactgggaccttatgaagataaaaagcttctgcacagaaaaggaaacaaccaacaaaactaaaaggcaaccaacagaatgggaaaagatctttgcaaatgacatattggacaaagggctagtatccaaaatctataaagagctcaccaaactccacacccgaaaaacaaataacccagtgaagaaatgggcagaaaacatgaatagacacttctctaaagaagacatccggatggccaacaggcacatgaaaagatgttcaacgtcgctccttatcagggaaatacaaatccaaaccacactcagattatcacctcacgccagtcagagtggccaaaatgaacaaatcaggagactatagatgctggagaggatgtggagaaatgggaaccctcttgcactgttggtgggaatgcaaattggtgcagccactctggaaagcagtgtggaggttcctcagaaaattaaaaatagacctaccctatgacccagcaatagcactgctaggaatttatccaagggatacaggagtactgatgcataggggcacttgtaccccaatgtttatagcagcactctcaacaatagccaaatgatggaaagagcctaaatgtccatcaactgatgaatggataaagaaattgtggtttatatacacaatggaatactacatggcaatgagaaaaaatgaaatatggccttttgtagcaacgtggatggaactggagagtgtgatgctaagtgaaataagccatacagagaaagacagataccatatgttttcactcttatgtggatcctgagaaacttaacagaaacccatgggggaggggaaggaaaaaaaaaaaaaaaagaggttagagtgggagagagccaaagcataagagactgttaaaaactgagaccaaactgagggttgatggggggtgggagggaggggagggtgggtgatgggtattgaggagggcaccttttgggatgagcactgggtgttgtatggaaaccaatttgacagtaaatttcatatattaaaaaaaaaaaaaaaaaaaaaaaaaaagaatacttgggctgtgtctcttgatttcagctcaggtcatgatctcacagccctgagactgagccctgcgttgggctccaagttgggtgtgtagcctgcttaagattctctctctccctctccctctgcccctcctcctggcatgtgctctttctctctctcaaaaagagagagagagagagagagagagagagacagacagacagacagacagtacTGAAAGATGAAATGCAAAAGTGTCCTAAAGAAAAATCCAACTGGAATCCCGGATATAAACAAATCAGTATCTAAAATAAAGAACCTGATGGATTGGATACAAGAATCAATAACTTACAAACATGTTAGTGAGATGGACAATCCAATTGAGGAATTcccaaatggaattttttaagatgaaagggatgaagagacagaaaatatgaaagaaacttTAAGAAGGACAAAAGTAGAAATAGCAGTATCAATACTTTGGGGGtaccagagggaagaaaaagaggagaaaacaaagataagaatcTAAGAATTTctcagaattaaagaaaaaaatccagactgAAATAGCTCAGAGTGCCAAACAGGTATTTAAGGAAATTTTCATAGACAAATTATAGTAAATATTACGATTGccagaaacaaaaatatgaaagcttCCAGAAAAGAACAGATTGCCTACAAAGGAACAAGAATCAGATGAACATCTGACTTTGCAAAACTGACACTAGAAACCAGAAGACACTGGAGAGatagttttaaag carries:
- the ABHD17B gene encoding alpha/beta hydrolase domain-containing protein 17B yields the protein MNNLSFSELCCLFCCPPCPGKIASKLAFLPPDPTYTLMCDESGSRWTLHLSERADWQYSSREKDAIECFMTRTSKGNRIACMFVRCSPNAKYTLLFSHGNAVDLGQMSSFYIGLGSRINCNIFSYDYSGYGASSGKPTEKNLYADIEAAWLALRTRYGIRPENVIIYGQSIGTVPSVDLAARYESAAVILHSPLTSGMRVAFPDTKKTYCFDAFPNIDKISKITSPVLIIHGTEDEVIDFSHGLALFERCQRPVEPLWVEGAGHNDVELYGQYLERLKQFVSQELVNL